Proteins encoded within one genomic window of Salipaludibacillus agaradhaerens:
- a CDS encoding rhamnogalacturonan acetylesterase, whose amino-acid sequence MRQQLAYCFKKGYEMKEDVMTLLSEKDLHQSYGWITTPLVEAFIETGTEAFSLPGHYSMDSGYSFFTEVPKGQYSVTLYFEAGEPQDITVIFNEGQRLVKRKLEEKEMVYEVALRVENRLFMMAVLPHLERLVRLTIESEPTMPVIYLAGDSTVTEQPAARYPYSGWGQMLPLFLHPTIAVVNAAKSGRSSKSFIEEGRLNAIEKELKKGDYLFIQFGHNDEKTDERGTDPDTSYPFYLRQYIQVALEKGAFPLLITPVQRRTFNRDGTLQNTHSRYEKSMYRVSKEDGIPLISLGKISKHMIEQLGNEASKELFMWLNPGVYKGFPEGAEDNTHFTEKGASEIAKLVVMAMKETSLSGLLPHIDDNHINT is encoded by the coding sequence ATGAGGCAGCAATTAGCTTATTGTTTTAAAAAAGGGTATGAAATGAAAGAAGATGTTATGACTTTACTAAGTGAGAAGGATCTTCATCAATCTTATGGTTGGATAACGACGCCACTTGTAGAGGCGTTTATCGAAACAGGTACGGAGGCTTTCTCCCTGCCTGGACACTACAGTATGGATAGTGGATATTCTTTTTTCACGGAGGTTCCGAAAGGGCAATATAGTGTCACGTTATACTTTGAAGCAGGGGAACCACAGGATATAACGGTTATATTTAATGAAGGTCAACGTTTAGTGAAACGAAAGTTAGAAGAAAAGGAAATGGTATATGAGGTAGCCTTACGAGTAGAAAATCGGCTATTTATGATGGCTGTTTTGCCACATTTAGAGCGCCTTGTTAGGCTGACAATAGAGAGTGAACCGACTATGCCTGTCATTTACCTTGCTGGAGATTCAACAGTAACGGAACAGCCAGCTGCAAGGTATCCTTATTCAGGATGGGGACAGATGTTACCACTATTTTTACACCCGACTATCGCTGTTGTAAATGCAGCTAAATCAGGTAGAAGTTCGAAAAGTTTTATTGAAGAAGGACGTCTTAACGCGATAGAGAAGGAGTTAAAAAAAGGTGATTACCTTTTCATTCAGTTTGGGCACAACGATGAAAAAACAGATGAGAGAGGTACAGACCCAGATACGTCATATCCATTTTATTTACGTCAATATATTCAAGTAGCATTGGAAAAAGGGGCTTTCCCTCTACTGATAACGCCTGTACAAAGACGAACGTTTAATAGAGACGGCACTTTGCAAAATACACACAGTCGTTATGAAAAGAGTATGTATCGCGTTAGTAAAGAAGACGGTATTCCTCTTATTTCGTTAGGTAAGATAAGTAAACACATGATAGAGCAACTAGGCAATGAAGCTTCCAAAGAACTTTTTATGTGGCTGAACCCCGGTGTCTATAAAGGATTCCCTGAAGGAGCAGAGGACAATACTCATTTCACAGAAAAAGGCGCTTCTGAGATAGCTAAGCTAGTGGTAATGGCAATGAAGGAAACCTCACTTTCAGGATTACTTCCCCATATCGATGATAATCATATAAATACTTAG
- a CDS encoding ABC transporter substrate-binding protein has translation MKDTSQKRWLMSMLLIGLMIVVTACAGNDNTTSNGSNGDDGTSPSNNGQTDSDGDVTIRVAWWGGQERHDMTLEAIDLFEEEYPHITVEPEYTGWDGYWERLSTQAAGNNLPDVINMDNSRLMEYSSRDLIVDLQPFVDEGLINLDDVDEVYQDLNVTEDGFVMAISIGANALGIIENREVLNEYGIELEPGYTYDDLIHALEDIQSATDDEFFGFDLANSEFEMFFVYARQNGQSVFNETGDGLGFEEDVLVDFFDLIQTMVNNHVAPPHDVMMDYIDGGDSMVGEGSAAASMAASNQIIGQQQSSEMDLGLNLMPHLEGGEYGNWIRPSMSFSISAHSEQQEAAAAFIDFFTNNIEANEILQADRGVPVSSVVRDHLSDIVDGATAETFEFLELVEGYTSPADPLSPPGESEVRGSFQRVVEALKYDQVTPEEAAQQFIQEAGAILQ, from the coding sequence ATGAAAGATACATCTCAGAAAAGATGGCTCATGAGTATGTTGCTTATTGGCTTGATGATTGTGGTAACAGCATGTGCCGGTAATGATAATACGACGAGTAATGGATCAAATGGCGACGATGGCACATCACCATCTAATAATGGTCAGACAGATAGTGATGGAGATGTTACCATACGTGTTGCCTGGTGGGGTGGACAGGAACGTCATGACATGACACTTGAAGCTATTGATTTATTTGAAGAAGAATACCCTCATATAACAGTTGAACCTGAATATACAGGTTGGGATGGTTACTGGGAGAGATTAAGCACACAGGCGGCAGGTAACAATCTACCAGATGTTATAAATATGGATAACTCCCGTCTAATGGAATATAGCAGCCGTGATTTAATTGTTGATTTACAACCGTTCGTGGATGAGGGGCTTATTAATTTAGACGATGTGGATGAGGTTTACCAAGATTTGAATGTCACAGAAGATGGTTTTGTGATGGCTATTTCTATCGGTGCTAATGCACTAGGTATTATTGAAAACAGAGAGGTGCTTAATGAATATGGGATTGAGTTAGAGCCTGGTTATACGTATGATGATTTGATTCATGCCCTAGAAGACATTCAATCAGCTACAGATGACGAATTTTTTGGATTTGATTTAGCCAATTCGGAGTTTGAGATGTTTTTCGTTTATGCCCGGCAAAATGGTCAATCTGTCTTCAATGAAACAGGTGATGGTTTAGGATTTGAAGAAGATGTATTAGTTGATTTTTTTGACCTTATTCAAACGATGGTTAATAATCACGTGGCTCCTCCCCATGATGTGATGATGGATTATATTGATGGCGGGGATTCAATGGTAGGCGAAGGTTCTGCAGCTGCAAGTATGGCTGCAAGTAATCAAATTATTGGGCAACAGCAATCATCAGAAATGGACCTCGGTCTTAATTTAATGCCTCACCTAGAAGGCGGTGAATACGGAAACTGGATACGTCCTAGTATGTCATTTTCCATCTCTGCTCATTCTGAACAGCAGGAAGCCGCAGCTGCGTTTATTGACTTCTTCACAAATAATATTGAGGCAAATGAGATTTTACAAGCAGATCGAGGTGTTCCGGTATCATCAGTTGTTCGCGATCACCTATCTGACATAGTAGACGGTGCTACAGCAGAAACGTTTGAATTTTTAGAACTGGTAGAAGGTTATACAAGTCCGGCAGATCCTCTTTCTCCTCCAGGGGAATCTGAAGTACGTGGGTCTTTTCAACGTGTTGTTGAAGCATTGAAATATGATCAAGTAACGCCTGAAGAAGCTGCTCAGCAATTCATACAGGAAGCAGGGGCAATCTTACAATAG
- a CDS encoding carbohydrate ABC transporter permease: protein MERKKALKESLTGYAIISPWLIGFFFLILGPIVASFYLSFTDYDLLSSPNWIGFDNYINILTNDPRFRQSLTVTLIFVFVSTPLKLIFALALAMLFNTGRKGTGFFTTIYYIPSIIGGSVAIAVVWRIIFGRNGAINDILTTLGLEGMNWIGNPDTALTVLILLVVWQFGSPMIIFLAGLRQIPTELYEAASVDGANKLQTFFKITIPMLTPVIFFNLIMQTIGGFMIFTQAYLITQGGPMDSTLFYALYLYETAFEYLRMGYASAMAWILLLIIAAITLLLFKSSSRWVFYESEGGR from the coding sequence ATGGAAAGGAAAAAGGCGTTAAAGGAAAGCTTAACAGGTTATGCGATTATATCGCCGTGGTTAATAGGATTTTTCTTTTTAATACTAGGGCCGATTGTAGCTTCGTTTTATTTATCTTTCACTGATTATGATTTACTATCAAGCCCAAATTGGATTGGTTTTGATAACTATATTAACATCTTAACGAATGACCCTAGATTTAGACAGTCATTAACGGTTACCCTTATTTTTGTGTTTGTGTCCACACCGCTAAAGCTTATTTTTGCTTTGGCATTAGCGATGCTCTTTAACACAGGCAGAAAAGGAACAGGCTTTTTTACAACGATTTACTACATTCCTTCTATTATCGGAGGAAGTGTCGCTATTGCGGTTGTATGGCGAATTATTTTTGGGCGAAATGGGGCAATCAACGACATATTGACGACGCTCGGTTTAGAAGGGATGAATTGGATAGGGAATCCAGATACGGCTTTGACAGTACTCATTCTCCTTGTTGTTTGGCAGTTTGGTTCCCCGATGATTATCTTTTTAGCTGGGTTAAGGCAAATACCAACTGAATTATATGAAGCAGCCAGTGTGGATGGCGCCAATAAATTACAGACATTCTTTAAGATCACGATCCCGATGCTGACACCAGTTATTTTCTTTAATCTGATTATGCAGACGATTGGCGGGTTCATGATTTTTACACAGGCTTATTTAATTACTCAGGGTGGTCCGATGGATTCAACACTTTTCTATGCTCTTTATTTGTATGAAACGGCTTTTGAATATTTAAGAATGGGATATGCGTCAGCAATGGCCTGGATACTTTTACTTATTATTGCTGCGATTACACTGTTGTTGTTCAAGTCGTCAAGTCGTTGGGTGTTTTATGAGTCGGAAGGAGGGCGTTAA
- a CDS encoding carbohydrate ABC transporter permease, which produces MKKKRTLSDIVYYTFVILFGFVMIYPILWMVMSSLKPETEIFGNAASLLPGEWQWGNYSRGWEGFGRTGFDVYFRNSAIVTGLVVIGTVCSASLVAYGFARINFKFKAVLFACLMATVMLPVQITLIPQYILFHNVGWVNTFYPLVVPAFLGGQPFFIFLLIQFIRGIPRELDEAAIIDGCNKFGVFYRIILPLLKPALVTVVIFAFMWTWDDFLAPLIYLNSANLHTVTLGLRNFMDADGGTNWGPLLAMSSLSLFPQFILFAFFQKYLVQGIATTGLK; this is translated from the coding sequence GTGAAAAAGAAACGAACCCTCTCAGATATTGTGTATTATACGTTTGTTATTTTATTTGGATTTGTCATGATCTATCCGATCCTTTGGATGGTTATGAGTTCGTTAAAACCTGAAACAGAAATTTTCGGCAATGCAGCTTCTCTTCTTCCAGGAGAATGGCAGTGGGGAAATTATAGCCGTGGCTGGGAAGGATTTGGACGTACAGGATTTGATGTTTATTTTAGGAATTCAGCGATTGTAACAGGGCTCGTTGTTATCGGAACGGTGTGTTCTGCTAGTTTAGTTGCTTACGGGTTTGCGAGAATTAATTTTAAATTTAAAGCAGTGCTGTTTGCATGTTTAATGGCAACGGTCATGCTCCCCGTGCAGATTACACTCATTCCTCAATATATTTTATTCCATAACGTAGGATGGGTAAATACGTTTTATCCCCTCGTCGTTCCTGCCTTTTTAGGCGGACAGCCGTTCTTTATTTTCTTATTGATTCAATTTATAAGAGGGATTCCAAGAGAGTTAGATGAAGCGGCGATCATAGACGGATGTAATAAATTTGGTGTGTTCTATCGCATCATTTTGCCATTATTAAAACCGGCTCTTGTAACGGTTGTTATCTTCGCTTTTATGTGGACATGGGATGATTTTTTAGCGCCATTAATTTATTTAAATAGTGCTAATTTGCATACGGTAACGCTAGGGCTACGTAATTTTATGGATGCAGATGGAGGGACGAATTGGGGCCCGTTGCTAGCGATGTCCTCGCTGTCATTATTCCCTCAGTTTATCTTATTTGCATTCTTTCAAAAATATTTAGTACAAGGAATTGCGACAACAGGATTGAAATAG
- a CDS encoding glycoside hydrolase family 88/105 protein, whose amino-acid sequence MPPLQFDEQEVKETIDKVVERTFNMDFPWDWPGGVAFYGVTEAYEVTGETAYMEKIKTWIDEELEDGLPPLTVNAASIGHLLLSLYTYTEETKYLDIATQMAEYLVNDAERFDDDVLQHTVNGDKYTFPEQAWVDTMFMAGYFLLRIGKLLERDDFFEFGLKQYHGHEKFLQDDETDLYYHGWDNIAGNHMSGVFWARGNSWAAITMARALELVEVQHPSYMIIDGSLRDQQSALVRLQLDSGLWPTVLKDPDSYEELSGSCGIAASLLVRGKLYNKHIQKAITGILNHIKEDGSVMNVSAGTAVMHDTQGYKDVPAKRVQGWGQGLALVFLASLLKRRNIS is encoded by the coding sequence TTGCCGCCATTACAGTTTGATGAACAAGAAGTGAAAGAGACGATTGATAAGGTAGTAGAACGGACATTTAACATGGATTTTCCGTGGGACTGGCCGGGAGGTGTGGCGTTTTATGGCGTGACTGAAGCTTATGAAGTAACAGGAGAGACAGCTTATATGGAGAAAATTAAAACATGGATCGATGAGGAGCTAGAAGATGGCTTACCCCCTCTAACTGTGAATGCCGCATCCATAGGTCATCTTTTATTATCTTTATATACGTATACTGAGGAAACAAAATATTTAGATATCGCCACACAGATGGCAGAGTATTTGGTAAATGATGCTGAACGTTTTGATGATGATGTGCTACAACATACAGTTAATGGTGATAAATATACTTTTCCTGAGCAAGCATGGGTAGACACGATGTTTATGGCTGGATACTTCCTGTTGAGAATTGGGAAATTGCTTGAGCGAGATGACTTTTTTGAATTTGGACTAAAGCAATATCATGGACACGAGAAATTTTTACAAGATGATGAAACAGACTTGTATTATCATGGATGGGATAATATTGCGGGCAATCATATGTCAGGTGTTTTCTGGGCTAGAGGAAATAGTTGGGCTGCCATTACGATGGCAAGGGCGTTAGAATTAGTTGAAGTTCAGCATCCATCCTATATGATTATAGATGGCTCGCTTCGGGATCAGCAAAGTGCCCTTGTCCGTTTACAATTGGACTCCGGCTTATGGCCAACAGTTCTCAAAGACCCTGATTCTTATGAAGAATTATCAGGCTCTTGTGGTATTGCGGCTTCTTTACTTGTAAGAGGTAAGCTTTACAATAAACATATTCAGAAAGCCATTACCGGTATTTTAAATCATATTAAAGAAGATGGGTCTGTCATGAATGTATCAGCAGGAACAGCTGTTATGCATGATACACAAGGTTATAAAGATGTTCCGGCAAAGCGGGTACAGGGCTGGGGACAAGGTTTGGCCTTAGTGTTTCTAGCTTCTTTGTTAAAGCGACGTAACATTTCTTAA
- a CDS encoding YesL family protein, with protein MKKFSSTFYTFFEILMNLAIWNTIWLVHTILGLGIFGWAPATAALFSVLRQEKLDQRDVPKWRTFFTSYKREFVKANIIGFLVVGGGGAILFSFNTLLYMGFGLRLLFGTLLVILFIMYLLTSIYIFPVLVHYNTSLMKHIRFALMIGLAYLPHSLLIGVTIVLIGVIYQAFPGLIMFYLMSFPVAVILPIVLHVFKSIEEKEVVPERM; from the coding sequence ATGAAAAAATTTTCGAGTACGTTTTATACCTTTTTTGAAATATTAATGAATTTAGCCATATGGAATACGATTTGGTTGGTTCACACCATACTTGGGTTAGGCATTTTTGGATGGGCTCCTGCAACTGCTGCATTATTTTCTGTTTTGCGTCAAGAAAAGCTAGACCAGCGAGATGTTCCTAAGTGGCGGACTTTTTTTACTAGTTATAAACGAGAATTTGTTAAAGCAAATATTATTGGTTTTCTAGTTGTAGGGGGTGGGGGAGCCATTTTGTTCAGCTTTAATACCCTTCTCTATATGGGATTTGGACTGAGATTACTATTTGGGACGTTATTAGTTATCCTTTTTATCATGTATTTACTCACGTCAATTTATATATTTCCAGTATTAGTGCATTATAATACGTCCCTTATGAAGCATATTCGTTTTGCACTTATGATTGGACTCGCTTATTTACCTCATTCGTTGTTGATTGGAGTTACTATTGTGTTGATCGGGGTTATTTATCAGGCTTTTCCAGGTCTCATTATGTTCTATTTAATGAGCTTTCCTGTAGCAGTCATTTTACCTATCGTTTTACATGTGTTTAAATCAATCGAAGAAAAAGAAGTAGTACCAGAACGCATGTAA
- a CDS encoding sensor histidine kinase, which translates to MLMFRKYRIHSIFFASFFIFTVSILIVIIFFSYHYSSTQIIDTTTEYQKNNLYRLSEELGDNLKSFQDYSVILSRQHNFRQVISGRQSVREQASGRTSLTNDFSNVIYSVQALHTVEIFMSSPPVDNIQFPVRYSELASIFEKEWFQDIEDSAYSWLGHREVDTTAGPTEVISLGRKINTSNGDLSAVMIINLDPLIVENWLRKDYEDSHIVLLDHMGTIVASTNQEEIGGNEYGGLINGSQESFFDSPSQSQRQLDNNLVVTSSIPSVNWTVIQITPYEELTEGSVNMAKKLGLIGVVGVLIVLIVTFFLTKKFTYPILQLANVMKSYRLTQTKVSLPQGYRNEFGELFEGFEELTNNMEELYKSLDDQHHRQRKAEIKALQANINPHFLYNTLDQLNWMAIEKGNIDISRMLELLGKMLRIGLSKGESIITIRDELKYLEYYMNLQKIQLEDSLTYDMRVSDNVLNYYIPKLTLQPFVENAIIHGFRDRRHGVIMIDMKENAQDLILYVIDNGIGFSKPPLLTNSQQHLGGYGIKNVIERLNVYFGDKADVQIDSEEGRTTVSITIPKVSNKSHLSA; encoded by the coding sequence ATGCTTATGTTTAGAAAATATCGCATTCATAGTATTTTCTTTGCAAGTTTTTTTATATTTACGGTTTCTATTTTAATCGTTATCATTTTCTTCAGCTACCACTATTCATCAACGCAAATTATTGATACAACGACTGAGTATCAAAAAAATAATCTCTACCGCTTAAGTGAAGAATTAGGAGACAATTTGAAATCTTTTCAAGACTACTCTGTTATTTTGTCACGACAGCATAATTTTAGGCAGGTTATTAGCGGACGGCAATCGGTAAGGGAACAAGCTAGTGGTCGAACCTCGTTAACGAATGATTTCTCTAACGTGATTTATAGTGTTCAAGCGTTGCATACTGTGGAAATTTTTATGTCTTCCCCACCAGTGGATAACATTCAATTTCCGGTTAGATATTCAGAACTAGCGTCAATTTTTGAAAAGGAATGGTTTCAAGATATAGAGGATAGTGCTTATTCGTGGTTAGGACATCGAGAAGTTGACACGACAGCTGGACCTACCGAAGTCATTAGCTTAGGACGAAAAATCAATACATCAAACGGTGACTTATCTGCTGTCATGATTATCAATCTTGACCCGCTCATTGTAGAAAATTGGCTTAGAAAAGATTATGAAGATTCTCATATTGTTCTGCTAGATCATATGGGGACGATCGTTGCTTCCACTAACCAAGAAGAAATTGGGGGGAATGAATATGGTGGCTTAATAAATGGTTCTCAAGAATCATTTTTCGATTCGCCATCACAGAGCCAACGTCAGTTAGACAATAACCTTGTTGTCACAAGTTCGATTCCCTCTGTTAATTGGACGGTTATTCAAATTACACCTTATGAGGAATTAACCGAGGGAAGTGTGAATATGGCTAAAAAGCTAGGTCTAATCGGCGTCGTAGGTGTGCTGATCGTTCTTATCGTGACGTTCTTTTTAACAAAGAAATTTACATATCCTATCTTACAATTAGCCAACGTAATGAAATCTTATCGATTAACACAAACAAAGGTATCGCTCCCGCAAGGTTATCGAAATGAATTCGGTGAGCTTTTTGAGGGGTTCGAAGAATTGACAAACAATATGGAGGAACTTTATAAATCTCTTGATGATCAGCACCATCGACAAAGAAAAGCAGAAATTAAAGCGCTGCAAGCGAATATTAATCCACACTTTTTATATAATACGCTGGATCAGTTAAATTGGATGGCGATAGAAAAAGGGAATATTGATATTAGTCGTATGCTTGAACTACTGGGTAAGATGCTTAGAATTGGGTTGTCCAAAGGTGAAAGTATAATAACGATAAGAGATGAATTGAAGTACTTAGAATATTATATGAACCTTCAAAAAATACAATTAGAAGATAGCCTAACCTATGATATGAGAGTAAGTGACAATGTGTTAAATTATTATATTCCAAAACTCACGTTGCAACCCTTTGTTGAGAATGCGATTATTCACGGTTTCCGTGACAGAAGGCATGGTGTCATTATGATTGATATGAAAGAAAATGCGCAAGACTTAATCCTTTATGTGATAGATAATGGCATTGGTTTTTCAAAACCCCCACTTTTAACGAATAGTCAACAACATCTTGGCGGATACGGGATAAAAAATGTAATAGAACGTTTAAATGTTTATTTTGGAGATAAAGCAGATGTTCAGATTGATAGTGAGGAAGGGAGAACCACTGTCTCAATTACAATCCCGAAAGTCAGTAATAAATCTCATTTGTCAGCTTAA
- a CDS encoding response regulator transcription factor: MWKVVIVDDDDKVLRGMRNIIPWEELSCEWVGEARNGEEGHHVIMDLEPDLVITDIYMPVMNGLEMIEQVRASGLNTRVIILSGYNEFEYARQAMRLSIDDYLSKPASPDTIKDVLISCVNSLEKEAIKQMEVSELRERVALYEPLVEKEWVKAVITGTTTHLTNLPRTLDQLTRRWSQQQHVIMTISYDQSLEASSLYKSGWYLFRFATENVINDAVNKYIDDSHYIELHSHQTALCLHINQTKGKVNDELLNHIKHDIVTKLDTYFKLKVRVGFGCFKNEWADMAISLKEALMDIDQEVQEVTGLYNEFMFNEETKLNSKSLWLDSIENIHRLSEAIRYADKASAQHVIQAAYFYYKDHPFNMSEVMRAGIEMWTIMTYSLYDIGIKIDEMFSDTFDFHSGLTKLSHWKEFKNYMNDLISHICDHQQWDENLKHRQLIEQMLDYIHKNISKNITLQDIANELYISRNYLGQIFKKVVGESFKNYLTRVRMEKAKKMIQEGDHLIYEISEKVGFINPAYFTTTFKKYTGYTPSELINRKLMAAHEQTVQDA, translated from the coding sequence ATGTGGAAAGTCGTGATTGTTGACGATGATGATAAAGTATTACGAGGAATGCGAAACATTATTCCGTGGGAAGAGTTGTCCTGTGAATGGGTTGGAGAAGCGAGGAATGGTGAAGAAGGGCATCATGTGATAATGGATTTAGAACCAGATTTAGTCATTACAGATATTTATATGCCTGTTATGAATGGTCTTGAGATGATTGAGCAGGTGCGAGCCTCAGGATTGAACACACGGGTGATCATATTAAGCGGCTACAATGAATTTGAGTATGCTAGACAAGCGATGCGATTAAGCATTGATGACTATCTGTCGAAACCGGCTTCACCAGATACAATTAAAGACGTACTCATCTCATGTGTTAATAGTCTGGAAAAGGAGGCTATTAAGCAAATGGAAGTGAGTGAGCTGAGGGAAAGAGTAGCGCTTTATGAACCATTAGTGGAAAAGGAATGGGTGAAGGCGGTCATAACAGGAACGACAACTCATTTAACTAATTTGCCTCGTACTCTCGATCAATTAACCCGTCGTTGGTCTCAGCAACAACATGTGATTATGACGATTAGTTACGATCAATCATTGGAGGCATCGTCTCTCTATAAAAGTGGTTGGTACTTATTTAGATTTGCGACGGAAAATGTGATTAATGATGCTGTTAATAAATATATTGATGATAGTCATTATATTGAACTGCATAGTCATCAAACAGCGTTATGCCTCCACATAAATCAAACTAAAGGTAAAGTAAATGACGAGCTACTCAATCATATTAAACATGATATAGTGACGAAATTAGACACATATTTTAAATTGAAAGTACGCGTTGGCTTCGGGTGTTTTAAAAATGAATGGGCTGATATGGCTATTTCGTTGAAGGAAGCATTAATGGATATAGACCAGGAAGTTCAAGAGGTGACAGGCCTTTATAATGAATTCATGTTTAATGAAGAGACCAAGCTGAATTCAAAGAGTTTATGGTTAGATTCTATAGAAAATATCCACCGATTATCCGAAGCTATCCGCTACGCTGATAAAGCGAGTGCACAACATGTCATTCAAGCAGCGTATTTTTATTATAAAGATCACCCTTTTAACATGTCAGAAGTCATGCGAGCAGGTATCGAAATGTGGACGATTATGACGTATTCCCTCTATGATATCGGAATAAAAATTGATGAGATGTTTTCAGATACATTTGATTTTCATTCAGGTTTGACAAAGCTCTCTCATTGGAAAGAATTTAAAAATTATATGAATGACCTTATAAGTCACATTTGTGATCATCAACAATGGGATGAGAATCTTAAACACCGTCAATTAATTGAACAGATGCTAGATTATATTCATAAAAATATCAGCAAAAATATTACATTACAAGATATCGCTAATGAATTGTATATCTCTCGTAACTATCTCGGTCAAATTTTTAAAAAAGTGGTGGGGGAATCTTTTAAAAATTATTTAACGAGAGTACGTATGGAGAAAGCTAAAAAAATGATTCAAGAGGGCGACCACTTGATTTATGAAATTTCCGAAAAAGTAGGATTTATAAACCCTGCTTACTTTACAACGACGTTTAAAAAATATACCGGTTACACGCCTTCTGAACTTATCAATCGAAAATTAATGGCAGCTCATGAACAAACAGTTCAGGATGCTTAA
- the kduD gene encoding 2-dehydro-3-deoxy-D-gluconate 5-dehydrogenase KduD: MKEMFSLEGKTAVVTGATRGLGQGMALGLAEAGADIIGISYLPQKETQKEVEALGRQFFDINADLSIQDELASVVKDAISKTGKVDILVNNAGIIRREQAENFSDRDWDDVVNVNLNAVFRLSRDFGKHMIENGFGRIVNVASMLSFQGGLKVPSYSATKHGVAGLTKSFANEWGSKGINVNAIAPGYMVTDNTAPLRADKNRSDYITSRIPKGEWGTPEDLKGPVVFLASEAGRYVNGHILCVDGGWMSS; encoded by the coding sequence ATGAAGGAGATGTTTTCATTAGAAGGCAAAACAGCTGTGGTAACGGGGGCTACAAGAGGTTTAGGACAAGGGATGGCTCTTGGTTTAGCAGAAGCTGGCGCTGATATTATCGGGATTAGTTACTTGCCACAAAAAGAGACTCAAAAGGAGGTTGAAGCACTAGGTCGTCAATTTTTTGATATAAATGCGGATTTGTCTATTCAAGACGAGTTGGCTTCTGTAGTAAAAGATGCGATTTCCAAAACAGGAAAAGTTGACATCCTTGTTAATAATGCTGGCATTATTCGAAGAGAGCAGGCAGAGAATTTTAGTGATAGAGATTGGGATGATGTTGTAAATGTCAATTTGAACGCCGTTTTTCGTTTGTCGAGAGATTTTGGTAAACACATGATTGAAAACGGTTTCGGTCGCATTGTAAATGTGGCGTCAATGCTCTCTTTTCAGGGAGGTTTAAAAGTACCTTCGTATTCTGCGACAAAACATGGTGTGGCTGGCTTAACCAAATCATTTGCCAATGAGTGGGGAAGTAAAGGTATTAATGTGAATGCCATTGCTCCTGGATATATGGTCACGGATAATACTGCACCACTTAGAGCGGATAAAAATCGTTCTGATTATATTACGTCTCGCATTCCAAAAGGCGAGTGGGGAACACCAGAAGATTTAAAAGGACCAGTTGTATTTCTAGCTTCTGAAGCAGGTCGTTACGTTAATGGGCATATTTTATGTGTGGATGGAGGATGGATGAGCTCATAA